The following coding sequences are from one Vulpes vulpes isolate BD-2025 chromosome 12, VulVul3, whole genome shotgun sequence window:
- the CPTP gene encoding ceramide-1-phosphate transfer protein: protein MDDLESNFNLKIVLVSFKQCLNEKQEVLLDHYLAGWRGLVRFLNSLGAIFSFISKDVTTKLQIMERLRSGPQREHYSSLQSMVAYEVSHKLVDLERRSRHPDSGCRTVLRLHRALRWLQLFLEGLRTSPEDARTAVLCTESYNASLAAYHPWIIRRAVTVAFCTLPTRKVFLEAMNVGSTEQAVEMLGEALPFIEHVYNISQKLYAEHSLLDLP, encoded by the exons ATGGATGACTTGGAGTCGAACTTCAACCTGAAGATCGTCTTAGTCAGTTTCAAGCAGTGTCTCAATGAGAAGCAGGAGGTGCTGCTGGATCACTACCTCGCCGGCTGGAGGGGGCTAGTCAG GTTCCTGAACAGCCTGGGTGCCATCTTCTCATTCATCTCTAAAGATGTCACGACAAAGTTGCAGATCATGGAGCGTCTGCGCAGTGGCCCACAGCGGGAGCATTATAGCAGCCTGCAGTCCATGGTGGCCTACGAGGTGAGCCACAAGCTGGTGGACCTGGAGCGGCGCTCCCGCCACCCTGACTCAGGCTGCCGGACCGTGCTTCGGCTGCATCGTGCCCTGCGCTGGCTGCAGCTCTTCCTGGAAGGCCTGCGCACCAGCCCCGAGGATGCACGCACGGCTGTGCTCTGCACCGAGTCCTACAATGCCTCTCTGGCCGCATACCACCCCTGGATCATCCGCCGGGCTGTCACTGTGGCCTTCTGTACGTTACCCACACGGAAGGTCTTCCTGGAGGCCATGAACGTGGGGTCCACAGAGCAGGCTGTGGAGATGCTGGGTGAGGCCCTGCCCTTCATCGAGCATGTCTACAACATCTCCCAGAAACTCTATGCTGAGCATTCTCTACTGGACCTGCCCTAA
- the TAS1R3 gene encoding taste receptor type 1 member 3, whose translation MAGLMLLGLMALLGLGAGAPLCLSRQLRMQGDYVLGGLFPLGTAEDTGLSDRTQPNATVCTRFSSLGLLWALAMKMAVEEVNNRSTLLPGLRLGYDLFDTCSEPVVAMKPSLMFMAEAGSCDIAAYCNYTQYQPRVLAVIGPHSSELALITGKFFSFFLMPQVSYGASTDRLSNRETFPSFFRTVSSDRVQAVAMVELLQELGWNWVAAVGSDDEYGRQGLSLFSSLANARGICIAHEGLVPLPHTSSLRLGTVQGLLHQVNQSSVQVVVLFSSTRAARTLFSYSIHCRLSPKVWVASEAWLTSDLVMTLPGMAEVGTVLGFLQQGAPIPEFPSYVQTCLALAADPAFCASLDEEQPGLEEHVVGPRCPQCDHVTLEAMSAGLLHHQTFAAYAAVYGVAQALHNTLLCNASGCPPQEPVRPWQLLENMYNLTFRVRGLALQFDARGNVNMDYDLKLWVWRDLKPELRTVGAFNGRLKVWHSQMSWHTPGNQRPVSQCSRQCGEGQVRRVKGFHSCCYDCVDCKAGTYQRSPDDLLCTQCDQNQWSPDRSTRCFPRRLTFLAWGQPAVLVLLILLALALGLVLVALGLFIRHRDSPLVQASGGPRACFGLACLGLVCLSVLLFPGQPGPASCLAQQPLLHLPLTGCLSTLFLQAAQIFVGSELPSSWADQLRRCLQGPWAWLLVLLALLAEGALCAWYLVAFPPEVVTDWWVLPTQVLVHCRVRSWISFGLVHAINAMLAFLCFLGTFLVQSRPGRYNGARGLTFAMLAYFITWISFVPLFANVHVAYQPTVQMAAILLCALGILATFHLPKCYLLLQRLELNNPEFFLGDDARGQGSSGSGGKET comes from the exons ATGGCAGGCCTGATGCTCCTGGGCCTCATGGCTCTCTTGGGCCTTGGAGCAGGCGCCCCATTGTGCTTATCCCGGCAGCTCAGGATGCAAGGGGACTATGTGCTGGGCGGGCTCTTCCCCCTGGGCACAGCTGAGGACACAGGTCTCAGTGACAGGACACAGCCCAATGCCACCGTGTGCACCAG GTTCTCGTCCCTCGGCCTGCTCTGGGCACTGGCCATGAAGATGGCGGTGGAGGAGGTCAACAACAGGTCCACACTGCTGCCAGGACTGCGCCTGGGCTATGACCTCTTTGACACATGTTCGGAGCCTGTGGTGGCCATGAAGCCCAGCCTCATGTTCATGGCCGAAGCAGGCAGCTGTGACATCGCCGCCTACTGCAACTACACGCAGTACCAGCCCCGTGTGCTGGCAGTCATTGGGCCACACTCATCTGAGCTCGCCCTCATCACCGGCAAGTTCTTCAGCTTCTTCCTCATGCCTCAG GTCAGCTACGGGGCCAGCACCGACCGGCTGAGCAACCGGGAGACGTTCCCATCCTTCTTCCGCACGGTGTCCAGCGACCGTGTACAGGCAGTGGCCATGGTGGAGCTGTTGCAGGAGCTTGGCTGGAACTGGGTGGCTGCGGTGGGCAGCGATGACGAGTATGGCCGGCAGGGCCTGAGCCTCTTCTCCAGCCTGGCCAATGCCAGGGGCATCTGCATTGCGCATGAGGGCCTGGTGCCATTGCCGCACACGAGTAGCCTGCGGCTGGGCACTGTTCAGGGCCTACTGCACCAGGTAAACCAGAGCAGTGTGCAGGTGGTGGTGCTTTTCTCTTCCACTCGCGCTGCCCGCACCCTCTTCAGCTACAGCATCCACTGCAGGCTCTCGCCCAAGGTTTGGGTGGCCAGTGAGGCCTGGCTGACCTCGGACCTGGTCATGACGCTGCCTGGCATGGCTGAGGTGGGCACCGTGCTTGGCTTTCTGCAGCAGGGCGCCCCAATACCCGAGTTCCCATCCTATGTGCAGACCTGCCTGGCCCTAGCTGCTGACCCTGCCTTTTGCGCCTCACTGGATGAGGAGCAGCCGGGCCTGGAAGAGCACGTGGTGGGGCCCCGCTGTCCCCAGTGTGACCACGTCACTCTGGAGGCTATGTCTGCAGGGCTGCTGCACCACCAGACCTTCGCGGCCTACGCAGCCGTGTATGGCGTCGCCCAGGCCCTCCACAACACACTGCTCTGCAATGCCTCGGGCTGCCCCCCACAGGAGCCAGTGCGGCCCTGGCAG CTCCTAGAAAACATGTACAACTTGACCTTCCGTGTGCGCGGCTTAGCGCTGCAGTTCGATGCCAGGGGGAATGTGAATATGGATTATGACCTGAAACTGTGGGTGTGGCGGGACCTGAAGCCCGAGTTGCGCACCGTAGGTGCCTTCAACGGCCGCCTGAAGGTCTGGCACTCCCAGATGTCCTGGCACACACCTGGGAACCAG CGGCCCGTGTCCCAGTGCTCCCGGCAGTGCGGGGAGGGCCAGGTGCGCCGTGTGAAGGGCTTCCACTCCTGCTGCTACGACTGCGTGGACTGCAAGGCGGGCACCTATCAGCGCAGCCCAG ATGACCTCCTCTGCACCCAGTGTGACCAGAACCAGTGGTCCCCAGACCGGAGCACACGCTGCTTCCCCCGCAGGCTCACTTTCCTGGCATGGGGGCAGCCGGCTGTGCTGGTGCTGCTTATACTGCTGGCTCTGGCACTGGGCTTGGTGCTGGTGGCCCTAGGGCTCTTTATTAGGCACCGGGACAGCCCACTGGTTCAGGCCTCAGGGGGGCCACGGGCCTGCTTTGGCTTGGCCTGCCTGGGCCTTGTCTGCCTCAGCGTCCTTCTGTTCCCTGGCCAGCCGGGCCCTGCCAGCTGCCTGGCCCAGCAGCCACTGCTTCACCTTCCGCTCACTGGCTGCCTGAGCACACTTTTCCTGCAAGCGGCCCAGATATTTGTGGGTTCAGAGCTGCCATCAAGCTGGGCAGATCAGCTGCGTAGATGCCTGCAGGGGCCCTGGGCCTGGTTGCTGGTGCTGCTTGCTTTGCTGGCGGAAGGGGCATTATGTGCCTGGTACCTGGTGGCCTTTCCACCAGAGGTGGTGACAGACTGGTGGGTGCTACCCACGCAGGTGCTGGTGCACTGCCGAGTGCGCTCCTGGATCAGCTTTGGCCTAGTGCATGCCATCAATGCCATGCTGGCCTTCCTCTGCTTCCTGGGCACGTTCTTGGTGCAGAGCCGGCCAGGCCGCTACAATGGCGCCCGGGGTCTCACTTTTGCCATGCTGGCCTACTTCATCACCTGGATCTCCTTTGTCCCTCTCTTTGCCAATGTGCATGTGGCCTACCAGCCTACTGTGCAGATGGCTGCCATCCTCCTCTGTGCCCTGGGCATCCTGGCCACCTTCCACCTGCCCAAGTGCTACCTGCTGCTGCAGCGGCTGGAGCTCAACAACCCGGAGTTCTTCCTGGGAGATGATGCCAGAGGACAGGGCAGCAGTGGTAGTGGGGGGAAGGAGACTTAG
- the DVL1 gene encoding segment polarity protein dishevelled homolog DVL-1 isoform X2 — protein sequence MAETKIIYHMDEEETPYLVKLPVAPERVTLADFKNVLSNRPVHAYKFFFKSMDQDFGVVKEEISDDNAKLPCFNGRVVSWLVLAEGAHSDAGSQSTDGHTDLPPPLERTGGIGDSRPPSFHPNVASSRDGMDNETGTESMVSHRRERARRRNREEAARTNGHPRGDRRRDLGLPPDSASTVLSSELESSSFIDSDEDDNTSRLSSSTEQSTSSRLIRKHKRRRRKQRLRQADRASSFSSITDSTMSLNIITVTLNMERHHFLGISIVGQSNERGDGGIYIGSIMKGGAVAADGRIEPGDMLLQVNDINFENMSNDDAVRVLREIVSQTGPISLTVAKCWDPTPRSYFTIPRADPVRPIDPAAWLSHTAALTGALPRYELEEAPLTVKSDMGAVVRVMQLPDSGLEIRDRMWLKITIANAVIGADVVDWLYTHVEGFKERREARKYASSMLKRGFLRHTVNKITFSEQCYYVFGDLCSNLAALNLNSGSSGASDQDTLAPLPHPAAPWPLGQGYPYQYPGPPPCFPPAYQDPGFSYGSGSAGSQQSEGSKSSGSARSAGGSSRRALGREKERRAAGAGGSGSESDHTAPSGVGGSSWRERPASQLSRGSSPHSQASAAAPGLPPLYPLTKAYSVVGGPPGGPPVRELAAVPPELTGSRQSFQKAMGNPCEFFVDIM from the exons ATGGCGGAGACCAAGATCATCTATCACATGGATGAGGAGGAGACGCCGTACCTGGTCAAGCTGCCCGTGGCGCCGGAGCGCGTCACGCTGGCCGACTTCAAGAATGTGCTCAGCAACCGGCCGGTGCACGCTTACAAATTCTTCTTCAAGTCCATGGACCAGGACTTCGG GGTGGTGAAGGAGGAGATCTCTGATGACAATGCCAAGCTGCCCTGCTTCAATGGCCGTGTGGTCTCCTGG CTGGTTCTAGCCGAGGGCGCACACTCAGATGCAGGATCTCAGAGCACTGATGGTCACACAGACTTGCCCCCACCTCTTGAGAGAACGGGCGGCATCGGGGACTCCCGGCCCCCCTCTTTCCA CCCCAATGTTGCCAGCAGCCGTGATGGGATGGACAACGAGACCGGCACCGAGTCAATGGTCAGCCACCGGCGGGAGCGAGCCCGACGTCGGAACCGCGAAGAGG CTGCCCGGACCAACGGACACCCAAGGGGGGACCGGCGGCGAGATCTGGGGCTGCCCCCTGACAGTGCGTCCACCGTGCTAAGCAGTGAACTTGAGTCCAGTAGCTTCATTGACTCGGACGAGGATGACAACACAAGccg ACTGAGCAGCTCCACGGAGCAGAGCACTTCCTCCCGGCTCATCCGGAAGCACAAACGCCGGCGGCGGAAGCAGCGCCTGCGGCAAGCAGACCGT GCCTCTTCCTTCAGCAGCATCACGGACTCCACCATGTCCCTGAACATAATCACCGTCACTCTTAACATGG AGAGGCACCACTTCCTGGGCATCAGCATTGTGGGTCAGAGCAACGAGCGGGGTGATGGTGGCATCTACATCGGCTCCATCATGAAGGGCGGTGCTGTGGCAGCCGATGGGCGCATCGAGCCAGGCGACATGTTGCTGCAG GTGAACGACATCAACTTCGAGAACATGAGCAATGACGACGCGGTGCGGGTGCTGCGGGAGATTGTGTCACAGACGGG GCCTATCAGCCTCACAGTGGCCAAATGCTGGGACCCGACCCCCCGGAGCTACTTCACCATCCCGAGGG CTGACCCGGTGCGGCCCATCGACCCTGCTGCCTGGCTGTCCCACACGGCGGCACTGACGGGAGCCCTGCCCCGCTACG AACTGGAGGAGGCGCCTCTGACGGTAAAGAGCGACATGGGTGCTGTGGTGCGCGTCATGCAACTGCCGGACTCGGGCCTGGAGATCCGTGATCGCATGTGGCTCAAGATCACCATTGCCAATGCCGTCATTG GGGCGGACGTGGTGGACTGGCTGTACACACATGTGGAGGGCTTCAAGGAAAGGCGTGAGGCCCGCAAGTACGCCAGCAGCATGCTGAAGCGTGGCTTCCTGCGGCACACAGTGAACAAGATCACCTTCTCGGAGCAGTGCTACTACGTCTTTGGGGACCTGTGCAGCA ATCTCGCAGCCCTGAACCTGAACAGCGGCTCCAGTGGGGCTTCGGATCAGGACACTCTGGCCCCACTGCCCCATCCGGCCGCTCCCTGGCCCCTGGGTCAGGGCTACCCCTACCAGTACCCGGGCCCCCCGCCCTGCTTCCCACCCGCCTACCAGGACCCCGGCTTCAGCTACGGCAGCGGCAGTGCTGGGAGTCAGCAGAGTGAAG GAAGCAAAAGCAGCGGGTCTGCCCGGAGTGCTGGCGGGAGCAGCCGGCGGGCACTGGGCCGTGAGAAGGAGCGCCGGGCGGCTGGAGCCGGGGGCAGTGGCAGCGAGTCGGACCACACGGCACCGAGTGGGGTCGGTGGCAGCAGCTGGCGGGAGCGTCCGGCTAGTCAGCTCAGCCGGGGCAGCAGCCCACACAGCCAGGCCTCGGCTGCTGCCCCGGGGCTCCCTCCACTGTATCCCTTAACAAAGGCATACTCGGTGGTGGGGGGGCCACCTGGGGGGCCACCTGTCCGGGAGCTGGCGGCTGTTCCCCCAGAGCTGACAGGCAGCCGCCAGTCCTTCCAGAAGGCTATGGGAAACCCCTGTGAATTCTTTGTTGACATCATGTGA
- the DVL1 gene encoding segment polarity protein dishevelled homolog DVL-1 isoform X1: MAETKIIYHMDEEETPYLVKLPVAPERVTLADFKNVLSNRPVHAYKFFFKSMDQDFGVVKEEISDDNAKLPCFNGRVVSWLVLAEGAHSDAGSQSTDGHTDLPPPLERTGGIGDSRPPSFHPNVASSRDGMDNETGTESMVSHRRERARRRNREEAARTNGHPRGDRRRDLGLPPDSASTVLSSELESSSFIDSDEDDNTSRLSSSTEQSTSSRLIRKHKRRRRKQRLRQADRASSFSSITDSTMSLNIITVTLNMERHHFLGISIVGQSNERGDGGIYIGSIMKGGAVAADGRIEPGDMLLQVNDINFENMSNDDAVRVLREIVSQTGPISLTVAKCWDPTPRSYFTIPRADPVRPIDPAAWLSHTAALTGALPRYGTSPCSSAVTRTSSSSLTSSVPGAPQLEEAPLTVKSDMGAVVRVMQLPDSGLEIRDRMWLKITIANAVIGADVVDWLYTHVEGFKERREARKYASSMLKRGFLRHTVNKITFSEQCYYVFGDLCSNLAALNLNSGSSGASDQDTLAPLPHPAAPWPLGQGYPYQYPGPPPCFPPAYQDPGFSYGSGSAGSQQSEGSKSSGSARSAGGSSRRALGREKERRAAGAGGSGSESDHTAPSGVGGSSWRERPASQLSRGSSPHSQASAAAPGLPPLYPLTKAYSVVGGPPGGPPVRELAAVPPELTGSRQSFQKAMGNPCEFFVDIM; encoded by the exons ATGGCGGAGACCAAGATCATCTATCACATGGATGAGGAGGAGACGCCGTACCTGGTCAAGCTGCCCGTGGCGCCGGAGCGCGTCACGCTGGCCGACTTCAAGAATGTGCTCAGCAACCGGCCGGTGCACGCTTACAAATTCTTCTTCAAGTCCATGGACCAGGACTTCGG GGTGGTGAAGGAGGAGATCTCTGATGACAATGCCAAGCTGCCCTGCTTCAATGGCCGTGTGGTCTCCTGG CTGGTTCTAGCCGAGGGCGCACACTCAGATGCAGGATCTCAGAGCACTGATGGTCACACAGACTTGCCCCCACCTCTTGAGAGAACGGGCGGCATCGGGGACTCCCGGCCCCCCTCTTTCCA CCCCAATGTTGCCAGCAGCCGTGATGGGATGGACAACGAGACCGGCACCGAGTCAATGGTCAGCCACCGGCGGGAGCGAGCCCGACGTCGGAACCGCGAAGAGG CTGCCCGGACCAACGGACACCCAAGGGGGGACCGGCGGCGAGATCTGGGGCTGCCCCCTGACAGTGCGTCCACCGTGCTAAGCAGTGAACTTGAGTCCAGTAGCTTCATTGACTCGGACGAGGATGACAACACAAGccg ACTGAGCAGCTCCACGGAGCAGAGCACTTCCTCCCGGCTCATCCGGAAGCACAAACGCCGGCGGCGGAAGCAGCGCCTGCGGCAAGCAGACCGT GCCTCTTCCTTCAGCAGCATCACGGACTCCACCATGTCCCTGAACATAATCACCGTCACTCTTAACATGG AGAGGCACCACTTCCTGGGCATCAGCATTGTGGGTCAGAGCAACGAGCGGGGTGATGGTGGCATCTACATCGGCTCCATCATGAAGGGCGGTGCTGTGGCAGCCGATGGGCGCATCGAGCCAGGCGACATGTTGCTGCAG GTGAACGACATCAACTTCGAGAACATGAGCAATGACGACGCGGTGCGGGTGCTGCGGGAGATTGTGTCACAGACGGG GCCTATCAGCCTCACAGTGGCCAAATGCTGGGACCCGACCCCCCGGAGCTACTTCACCATCCCGAGGG CTGACCCGGTGCGGCCCATCGACCCTGCTGCCTGGCTGTCCCACACGGCGGCACTGACGGGAGCCCTGCCCCGCTACGGTACGAGCCCCTGCTCCAGCGCTGTCACGCGCACCAGCTCCTCCTCACTAACCAGCTCTGTGCCCGGCGCTCCAC AACTGGAGGAGGCGCCTCTGACGGTAAAGAGCGACATGGGTGCTGTGGTGCGCGTCATGCAACTGCCGGACTCGGGCCTGGAGATCCGTGATCGCATGTGGCTCAAGATCACCATTGCCAATGCCGTCATTG GGGCGGACGTGGTGGACTGGCTGTACACACATGTGGAGGGCTTCAAGGAAAGGCGTGAGGCCCGCAAGTACGCCAGCAGCATGCTGAAGCGTGGCTTCCTGCGGCACACAGTGAACAAGATCACCTTCTCGGAGCAGTGCTACTACGTCTTTGGGGACCTGTGCAGCA ATCTCGCAGCCCTGAACCTGAACAGCGGCTCCAGTGGGGCTTCGGATCAGGACACTCTGGCCCCACTGCCCCATCCGGCCGCTCCCTGGCCCCTGGGTCAGGGCTACCCCTACCAGTACCCGGGCCCCCCGCCCTGCTTCCCACCCGCCTACCAGGACCCCGGCTTCAGCTACGGCAGCGGCAGTGCTGGGAGTCAGCAGAGTGAAG GAAGCAAAAGCAGCGGGTCTGCCCGGAGTGCTGGCGGGAGCAGCCGGCGGGCACTGGGCCGTGAGAAGGAGCGCCGGGCGGCTGGAGCCGGGGGCAGTGGCAGCGAGTCGGACCACACGGCACCGAGTGGGGTCGGTGGCAGCAGCTGGCGGGAGCGTCCGGCTAGTCAGCTCAGCCGGGGCAGCAGCCCACACAGCCAGGCCTCGGCTGCTGCCCCGGGGCTCCCTCCACTGTATCCCTTAACAAAGGCATACTCGGTGGTGGGGGGGCCACCTGGGGGGCCACCTGTCCGGGAGCTGGCGGCTGTTCCCCCAGAGCTGACAGGCAGCCGCCAGTCCTTCCAGAAGGCTATGGGAAACCCCTGTGAATTCTTTGTTGACATCATGTGA
- the DVL1 gene encoding segment polarity protein dishevelled homolog DVL-1 isoform X3: MAETKIIYHMDEEETPYLVKLPVAPERVTLADFKNVLSNRPVHAYKFFFKSMDQDFGVVKEEISDDNAKLPCFNGRVVSWLVLAEGAHSDAGSQSTDGHTDLPPPLERTGGIGDSRPPSFHPNVASSRDGMDNETGTESMVSHRRERARRRNREEAARTNGHPRGDRRRDLGLPPDSASTVLSSELESSSFIDSDEDDNTSRLSSSTEQSTSSRLIRKHKRRRRKQRLRQADRASSFSSITDSTMSLNIITVTLNMERHHFLGISIVGQSNERGDGGIYIGSIMKGGAVAADGRIEPGDMLLQVNDINFENMSNDDAVRVLREIVSQTGPISLTVAKCWDPTPRSYFTIPRADPVRPIDPAAWLSHTAALTGALPRYGTSPCSSAVTRTSSSSLTSSVPGAPQLEEAPLTVKSDMGAVVRVMQLPDSGLEIRDRMWLKITIANAVIGADVVDWLYTHVEGFKERREARKYASSMLKRGFLRHTVNKITFSEQCYYVFGDLCSNLAALNLNSGSSGASDQDTLAPLPHPAAPWPLGQGYPYQYPGPPPCFPPAYQDPGFSYGSGSAGSQQSEALD, from the exons ATGGCGGAGACCAAGATCATCTATCACATGGATGAGGAGGAGACGCCGTACCTGGTCAAGCTGCCCGTGGCGCCGGAGCGCGTCACGCTGGCCGACTTCAAGAATGTGCTCAGCAACCGGCCGGTGCACGCTTACAAATTCTTCTTCAAGTCCATGGACCAGGACTTCGG GGTGGTGAAGGAGGAGATCTCTGATGACAATGCCAAGCTGCCCTGCTTCAATGGCCGTGTGGTCTCCTGG CTGGTTCTAGCCGAGGGCGCACACTCAGATGCAGGATCTCAGAGCACTGATGGTCACACAGACTTGCCCCCACCTCTTGAGAGAACGGGCGGCATCGGGGACTCCCGGCCCCCCTCTTTCCA CCCCAATGTTGCCAGCAGCCGTGATGGGATGGACAACGAGACCGGCACCGAGTCAATGGTCAGCCACCGGCGGGAGCGAGCCCGACGTCGGAACCGCGAAGAGG CTGCCCGGACCAACGGACACCCAAGGGGGGACCGGCGGCGAGATCTGGGGCTGCCCCCTGACAGTGCGTCCACCGTGCTAAGCAGTGAACTTGAGTCCAGTAGCTTCATTGACTCGGACGAGGATGACAACACAAGccg ACTGAGCAGCTCCACGGAGCAGAGCACTTCCTCCCGGCTCATCCGGAAGCACAAACGCCGGCGGCGGAAGCAGCGCCTGCGGCAAGCAGACCGT GCCTCTTCCTTCAGCAGCATCACGGACTCCACCATGTCCCTGAACATAATCACCGTCACTCTTAACATGG AGAGGCACCACTTCCTGGGCATCAGCATTGTGGGTCAGAGCAACGAGCGGGGTGATGGTGGCATCTACATCGGCTCCATCATGAAGGGCGGTGCTGTGGCAGCCGATGGGCGCATCGAGCCAGGCGACATGTTGCTGCAG GTGAACGACATCAACTTCGAGAACATGAGCAATGACGACGCGGTGCGGGTGCTGCGGGAGATTGTGTCACAGACGGG GCCTATCAGCCTCACAGTGGCCAAATGCTGGGACCCGACCCCCCGGAGCTACTTCACCATCCCGAGGG CTGACCCGGTGCGGCCCATCGACCCTGCTGCCTGGCTGTCCCACACGGCGGCACTGACGGGAGCCCTGCCCCGCTACGGTACGAGCCCCTGCTCCAGCGCTGTCACGCGCACCAGCTCCTCCTCACTAACCAGCTCTGTGCCCGGCGCTCCAC AACTGGAGGAGGCGCCTCTGACGGTAAAGAGCGACATGGGTGCTGTGGTGCGCGTCATGCAACTGCCGGACTCGGGCCTGGAGATCCGTGATCGCATGTGGCTCAAGATCACCATTGCCAATGCCGTCATTG GGGCGGACGTGGTGGACTGGCTGTACACACATGTGGAGGGCTTCAAGGAAAGGCGTGAGGCCCGCAAGTACGCCAGCAGCATGCTGAAGCGTGGCTTCCTGCGGCACACAGTGAACAAGATCACCTTCTCGGAGCAGTGCTACTACGTCTTTGGGGACCTGTGCAGCA ATCTCGCAGCCCTGAACCTGAACAGCGGCTCCAGTGGGGCTTCGGATCAGGACACTCTGGCCCCACTGCCCCATCCGGCCGCTCCCTGGCCCCTGGGTCAGGGCTACCCCTACCAGTACCCGGGCCCCCCGCCCTGCTTCCCACCCGCCTACCAGGACCCCGGCTTCAGCTACGGCAGCGGCAGTGCTGGGAGTCAGCAGAGTGAAG CCTTAGACTGA